In Kitasatospora sp. NBC_00240, the following are encoded in one genomic region:
- a CDS encoding PQQ-dependent sugar dehydrogenase, with protein sequence MVAAPAMVAALVATVTTSAPVASAATGSPVVSAAAGRCLDVVGNKTTDGTGINIYDCDSSKANQAWTFTSAGELRVYDSPKCLDVAHNSTTAGAVVQIWSCNGATNQKWRINGDGTVTGVQSGLCLDVVGANTANSTLVQMWTCNGQSNQKWRTTAGDTQPPTVPGNPRFSNLLCDSVTFAWNASTDNTAVAFYDVYHDGQLMKSVSGSTLSTSLTVVPGVTWGLYVNARDAAGNVSQASSTVPITAPQCQADTQAPTAPGSLTGTVSGTTVTLKWSASTDNIGVKYYDIYRGSTKAGTVTGSGTTPPATTFIDSGLTANTNYSYYVVARDAQANTSAHSNTATLRTGAACGSPVCTVTQIGTDTDIPWGLVTLPDGTVLYNRRDAHDIVHLNPATGAKTTVGTVPNVDNTDGEGGLTGLAIAPSFATDHWLYIMHTSPTDNRIVRIKLENDKLTLGSEQVLLSGILRNKFHDGGRLRFGPDGKLYASTGDAQNGDNAQNRSSLNGKILRLNPDGTVPSDNPFGTYVWSYGHRNPQGLAFDSQGRLWEQEFGNSVMDETNLITKGGNYGWPACEGTSGTCGTAGYIAPKHTYTTADGSCSGIAVVRDVLYVACERGTRMYREVINGNELTDVQVYFNGTYGRLRTVEPAPDGGLWLTTSNTGDKDSIPNNSNEKLFHVALG encoded by the coding sequence GTGGTCGCCGCGCCGGCCATGGTCGCGGCGCTGGTGGCCACTGTGACGACCAGTGCGCCCGTCGCGTCCGCGGCGACCGGCTCCCCGGTGGTCTCCGCCGCGGCGGGCCGCTGCCTGGACGTGGTCGGCAACAAGACGACCGACGGCACCGGGATCAACATCTACGACTGCGACTCCTCGAAGGCCAACCAGGCGTGGACCTTCACCTCGGCCGGTGAGCTGCGGGTCTACGACAGCCCGAAGTGTCTGGACGTGGCCCACAACTCCACCACCGCCGGTGCCGTGGTGCAGATCTGGTCCTGCAACGGCGCCACCAACCAGAAGTGGAGGATCAACGGCGACGGCACCGTCACCGGCGTGCAGTCGGGGCTGTGCCTGGACGTGGTCGGCGCGAACACCGCGAACAGCACCCTGGTGCAGATGTGGACGTGCAACGGCCAGAGCAACCAGAAGTGGCGGACCACCGCCGGTGACACCCAGCCGCCGACGGTGCCGGGCAACCCGAGGTTCAGCAACCTGCTGTGCGACTCGGTGACGTTCGCCTGGAACGCGTCGACCGACAACACCGCAGTGGCGTTCTACGACGTCTACCACGACGGCCAGTTGATGAAGTCGGTCAGCGGGTCGACCCTGTCCACCAGCCTGACGGTGGTCCCCGGCGTCACCTGGGGGCTGTACGTCAACGCCCGCGACGCGGCCGGCAACGTCTCGCAGGCCAGCTCGACGGTGCCGATCACCGCGCCGCAGTGCCAGGCCGACACCCAGGCGCCGACCGCGCCCGGGTCGCTCACCGGGACGGTCTCCGGCACCACGGTCACCCTGAAGTGGTCCGCGTCCACCGACAACATCGGCGTCAAGTACTACGACATCTACCGCGGCAGCACCAAGGCCGGCACGGTCACCGGCAGCGGGACGACCCCGCCGGCCACGACCTTCATCGACAGCGGACTGACTGCGAACACGAACTACTCCTACTACGTGGTGGCCCGCGACGCCCAGGCCAACACCTCCGCGCACAGCAACACCGCAACTCTGAGGACCGGCGCCGCGTGCGGCAGCCCGGTGTGCACCGTCACGCAGATCGGCACCGACACCGACATCCCCTGGGGCCTGGTGACCCTGCCCGACGGGACGGTCCTCTACAACCGCCGCGACGCCCACGACATCGTCCACCTCAACCCGGCCACCGGCGCGAAGACGACCGTGGGCACCGTGCCGAACGTCGACAACACCGACGGGGAGGGCGGCCTGACCGGGCTGGCGATCGCGCCCAGCTTCGCCACGGACCACTGGCTGTACATCATGCACACCTCGCCGACCGACAACCGGATCGTGCGGATCAAGCTGGAGAACGACAAGCTCACCCTCGGCAGCGAGCAGGTCCTGCTGTCCGGCATCCTGCGCAACAAGTTCCACGACGGGGGACGGCTGCGGTTCGGCCCTGACGGCAAGCTCTACGCGAGCACCGGCGACGCGCAGAACGGCGACAACGCGCAGAACAGGAGCAGCCTCAACGGCAAGATCCTGCGCCTGAACCCCGACGGCACCGTTCCCTCGGACAACCCGTTCGGCACCTATGTCTGGAGCTACGGGCACCGCAACCCGCAGGGGCTCGCCTTCGACTCCCAGGGGCGTTTGTGGGAGCAGGAGTTCGGCAACTCGGTGATGGACGAGACGAACCTGATCACCAAGGGCGGCAACTACGGCTGGCCCGCCTGCGAGGGCACCAGCGGCACCTGCGGCACCGCCGGGTACATCGCCCCGAAGCACACCTACACCACCGCCGACGGCTCCTGCTCCGGCATCGCCGTCGTCCGCGACGTCCTCTACGTGGCCTGCGAGCGCGGCACCCGCATGTACCGCGAAGTCATCAACGGCAATGAACTGACCGATGTGCAGGTCTACTTCAACGGCACCTACGGCCGGCTGCGCACGGTCGAACCCGCCCCCGACGGCGGCCTGTGGCTGACCACCTCCAACACCGGCGACAAGGACAGCATCCCGAACAACAGCAACGAGAAGCTCTTCCACGTCGCTCTCGGCTGA
- a CDS encoding glycosyl hydrolase family 28 protein produces the protein MNRTSILVGAVVALVIGLFGSTTAYAGSAAPRAATAAAAVFNVRAYGAVGDGHVNDSPAIQQAVNAANAAGGGIVEFPAGNYKSKNTVHLKSNVTIQLDAGSTVMGSTANTYDAAEPNPYDAYQDYGHSHFHDAMFYGDNVANIGFTGSGTIDGMGYLTASNDPVAGQADKIISLTRCKNLTLSGVTLRRGGHFAALINNCDQVVSDHLTIDTASDRDGWNIISTTNVKVTNADISANDDALVFKSDYALGAKLPNGHVTVSNSTLSARCCNALMFGSETCGDFTDYQFTGIRITGANKSGLGMVSMDGANISDVHYRDITMTGVHSPIFQKIGTRKRCGNNPGVGHISNITYDNVTATGNSPSVTPTLWGESGGNRISGVTFTNVDITVPGGGAAISTAVPGNDPVSYNPTSVGTRPSYGWYLHNADNIRFSNSSVRFAANDNRPAVVADGDSAVALDRFTAQRGTGSAYDVGFQSVSGYCVTNGVNTTGGALRVNATGSTRTC, from the coding sequence ATGAACCGGACCAGCATCCTGGTGGGTGCCGTCGTGGCGTTGGTGATCGGCCTGTTCGGGTCGACCACCGCGTACGCCGGCAGTGCGGCACCGCGCGCCGCGACCGCAGCCGCAGCCGTCTTCAACGTCAGGGCCTACGGCGCCGTGGGCGACGGCCACGTCAACGACAGCCCCGCGATCCAGCAGGCCGTCAACGCCGCCAACGCCGCCGGCGGCGGCATCGTGGAGTTCCCGGCCGGCAACTACAAGTCGAAGAACACCGTCCACCTCAAGAGCAACGTGACGATCCAACTGGACGCCGGCTCCACCGTCATGGGGTCGACAGCCAACACCTACGACGCCGCCGAACCGAACCCGTACGACGCCTACCAGGACTACGGGCACAGCCACTTCCACGACGCGATGTTCTACGGTGACAACGTCGCCAACATCGGCTTCACCGGCTCCGGGACCATCGACGGCATGGGCTACCTGACCGCGAGCAACGACCCCGTCGCAGGACAGGCCGACAAGATCATCTCGTTGACGCGCTGCAAGAACCTGACCCTCAGCGGCGTCACCCTGCGCCGCGGTGGCCACTTCGCCGCGCTGATCAACAACTGCGACCAGGTCGTCTCCGACCACCTCACCATCGACACGGCGAGCGACCGCGACGGCTGGAACATCATCTCCACCACCAACGTCAAGGTCACCAACGCCGACATATCCGCCAACGACGACGCCCTGGTCTTCAAGAGCGACTACGCGCTCGGCGCCAAACTGCCCAACGGCCACGTCACCGTGAGCAACTCCACGCTGTCCGCCCGGTGCTGCAACGCACTGATGTTCGGCTCGGAGACCTGCGGTGACTTCACCGACTACCAGTTCACGGGCATCAGGATCACCGGTGCGAACAAGTCCGGTCTGGGCATGGTCTCGATGGACGGGGCGAACATCTCCGACGTCCACTACCGCGACATCACCATGACAGGCGTCCACTCACCGATCTTCCAGAAGATCGGCACCAGGAAGCGCTGCGGAAACAACCCCGGCGTCGGACACATCAGCAACATCACCTATGACAACGTCACCGCGACCGGGAACAGCCCGAGCGTCACCCCCACCCTGTGGGGCGAGTCCGGCGGCAACCGCATCAGCGGGGTGACCTTCACGAACGTCGACATCACGGTGCCCGGCGGCGGAGCGGCGATCTCCACGGCCGTGCCCGGCAACGACCCGGTCAGCTACAACCCCACCAGCGTCGGCACCCGGCCCTCGTACGGCTGGTACCTCCACAACGCCGACAACATCCGCTTCAGCAACTCCTCGGTGAGGTTCGCCGCCAACGACAACCGTCCCGCCGTCGTCGCAGACGGCGACAGTGCCGTCGCCCTCGACCGGTTCACCGCACAGCGCGGCACCGGCAGCGCCTACGACGTCGGCTTCCAGAGCGTCAGCGGCTACTGCGTGACCAACGGTGTCAACACCACCGGCGGCGCCCTGCGCGTCAACGCCACCGGCTCCACCCGGACCTGCTGA
- a CDS encoding glycoside hydrolase family 2 TIM barrel-domain containing protein, which produces MGVPVHGRAQERGLGHRPDAVELGVLRLGTYNYGGTLTPGESGKYRHSFTPPASWAGRQVFLVFEGAMTDTTVLLNGRSAGPRHQGAFYRFRYDVTSPLLPGRTNLLEVTVDKDSSETTVNQAERQGDYWNFGGIFRPVYLQAFPTARVDRIAVRAEADGTFAADVHLAGNVGSGRVSVRIRTADGTNVGGSVSTAVASGATRVTVSTKVPGPKQWTTETPNLHQAEVVLTDSSGAQVHGLTERFGFRTVEVRAGDGVYVNGVRVLLKGVNRHTLHPTLGRASSPRLAREDIELMKSMNVNAVRTSHYPPDTYFLDLCDELGLYVLDELGGWQHSYSTAAGSPLVQAMVTRDVNHPSILFWDNGNEGGWNTALDSLFGSWDPQKRAVLHPWSSFGGIDTNHGPTYSQVQSKLAGSTVYMPTEFLHGLYDGGAGAGLDDYWQLMATAPRSAGGFIWSLIDESIRRDDGGGAIDTHGNRGPDGIVGPFREKEGSYYAIKDIWSPIQLTSRSYYENTFPAGFDGTVRLTNRYAFTNTSTARFGWQLITYATPGGTGHTVTARGTCASPSIAPGATGVLTLGLPGNWADSDAVRLTVTDASGVEIVTWVWTVKKAADHVRRIVVPVPGAPSVTATRTDDTVTMTAGTTTVSIARATGRLSRVTRNGTLVSLADGPAPAAGSHGVRPGKRLPEAVHPGAAGRLGERRRAVPRWGPLVPRRHPRDREQVPPGRLRGTRGPAEHGVGDVHPHPVLPLRELTDALDRPPARP; this is translated from the coding sequence GTGGGAGTTCCTGTGCACGGCCGGGCGCAGGAGCGGGGTCTGGGGCACCGTCCCGACGCCGTCGAACTGGGAGTTCTCCGGCTAGGCACGTACAACTACGGCGGCACGCTCACCCCGGGTGAGAGCGGGAAGTACCGGCACAGCTTCACGCCGCCCGCCTCGTGGGCGGGGCGGCAGGTCTTCCTGGTCTTCGAGGGTGCGATGACCGACACCACGGTCCTGCTGAACGGCAGGTCCGCCGGCCCCAGGCACCAGGGCGCCTTCTACCGCTTCCGGTACGACGTCACGTCCCCGCTGCTGCCGGGCAGGACCAACCTGCTCGAGGTCACCGTGGACAAGGACTCCTCCGAGACCACGGTGAACCAGGCCGAGCGCCAGGGCGACTACTGGAACTTCGGCGGCATCTTCCGGCCGGTGTACCTCCAGGCCTTTCCCACCGCGCGGGTCGACCGGATCGCGGTGCGGGCCGAGGCCGACGGGACGTTCGCCGCCGACGTCCACCTGGCCGGGAACGTGGGCAGCGGCCGGGTGTCCGTCCGGATCAGGACGGCCGACGGTACGAACGTCGGCGGCAGCGTCTCGACCGCGGTCGCGTCGGGCGCCACCCGTGTCACCGTCTCGACGAAGGTCCCCGGCCCGAAGCAGTGGACCACCGAGACGCCGAACCTCCACCAGGCGGAGGTGGTGCTGACCGACTCCTCGGGCGCCCAGGTCCACGGGCTCACCGAGCGGTTCGGCTTCCGGACGGTGGAGGTACGGGCGGGGGACGGCGTCTACGTCAACGGTGTCAGGGTGCTCCTGAAGGGCGTGAACCGTCACACCCTGCACCCGACCCTGGGCCGTGCCTCCAGCCCCCGCCTGGCGCGCGAGGACATCGAGCTGATGAAGTCGATGAACGTCAACGCCGTCCGGACGTCGCACTACCCGCCGGACACCTACTTCCTCGACCTCTGCGACGAGCTGGGACTGTACGTCCTGGACGAACTCGGCGGCTGGCAGCACAGCTACAGCACCGCGGCCGGCAGCCCGCTGGTCCAGGCGATGGTCACCCGGGACGTCAACCACCCGTCGATCCTCTTCTGGGACAACGGCAACGAAGGCGGCTGGAACACCGCCCTCGACAGTCTCTTCGGCTCCTGGGACCCGCAGAAGCGGGCGGTGCTCCACCCCTGGTCGAGCTTCGGCGGGATCGACACCAACCACGGTCCGACCTACTCCCAGGTCCAGTCCAAGCTGGCGGGCTCGACGGTCTACATGCCCACCGAGTTCCTGCACGGCCTCTACGACGGCGGGGCCGGCGCCGGACTCGACGACTACTGGCAGCTGATGGCGACCGCACCGCGCTCGGCCGGCGGATTCATCTGGTCGCTCATCGACGAGAGCATCCGCCGCGACGACGGCGGCGGCGCGATCGACACGCACGGCAACCGGGGGCCGGACGGCATCGTCGGCCCGTTCCGGGAGAAGGAGGGAAGCTACTACGCGATCAAGGACATCTGGTCGCCGATCCAGCTGACCAGCCGCTCCTACTACGAGAACACCTTCCCCGCGGGCTTCGACGGAACGGTGCGCCTGACCAACCGCTACGCCTTCACCAACACCTCGACAGCCAGGTTCGGCTGGCAGCTGATCACCTACGCCACGCCGGGCGGCACCGGCCACACGGTGACCGCGCGGGGCACGTGTGCCAGTCCGAGCATCGCCCCGGGCGCCACCGGTGTGCTCACCCTCGGGCTGCCGGGGAACTGGGCCGACTCCGACGCTGTGCGGCTGACGGTGACCGACGCGTCCGGGGTGGAGATCGTCACCTGGGTCTGGACCGTCAAGAAGGCCGCCGACCACGTGCGCCGGATCGTCGTCCCCGTCCCGGGTGCCCCGTCGGTGACCGCGACCCGGACCGACGACACGGTCACCATGACCGCGGGCACCACCACCGTGAGCATCGCCCGGGCCACCGGGCGGCTGAGCAGGGTGACCAGGAACGGAACCTTGGTCTCGCTGGCCGACGGGCCGGCTCCGGCCGCCGGGTCCCATGGTGTCCGCCCAGGAAAACGTCTTCCTGAGGCTGTTCACCCCGGCGCAGCCGGCCGACTCGGGGAACGCCGCCGCGCCGTTCCCCGGTGGGGACCTCTCGTTCCTCGACGGCATCCCCGCGATCGGGAACAAGTTCCACCCGGCCGCCTCCGTGGGACCCGCGGGCCAGCCGAACACGGCGTCGGGGACGTACACCCGCACCCTGTACTTCCACTTCGGGAACTGACGGACGCTCTTGACCGGCCTCCGGCGAGGCCCTAG
- a CDS encoding GntR family transcriptional regulator, with translation MSNALTHSGGFRPGSLPSRTEAVLDAIKHSILIGELKPGQPLVETELAARLGVSKTPVREALKTLAGTGLVTMSPYRGATVREVDEAMARSVYDMRLLLEPVAAARTAAVVRPSWAEAEAALDHADRAVDAAERSLANRDFHRALYAGCGNPLLVGSLDELRDQTALVSSAAWAVRPSWETEAQEHRAILEAARSGNPELVGDLLRDHIGAFIARNFPEN, from the coding sequence GTGTCCAATGCACTCACCCACTCCGGCGGTTTCCGTCCCGGCTCGCTCCCCTCACGCACCGAAGCGGTCCTCGACGCGATCAAACACTCCATCCTGATCGGGGAGTTGAAACCCGGGCAGCCGCTGGTGGAGACCGAACTCGCCGCACGACTGGGCGTGTCCAAGACGCCGGTGCGCGAGGCGTTGAAGACGCTGGCCGGGACGGGCCTGGTCACCATGAGCCCCTACCGGGGAGCCACGGTGCGCGAGGTGGACGAGGCCATGGCGCGCAGTGTGTACGACATGCGGCTGCTGCTGGAGCCGGTCGCCGCGGCCCGCACCGCGGCGGTCGTCCGCCCGTCCTGGGCCGAGGCGGAGGCCGCTCTCGACCACGCGGACCGTGCCGTCGACGCCGCCGAACGCTCACTGGCCAACCGGGACTTCCACCGGGCCCTGTACGCGGGCTGCGGGAACCCGCTGCTGGTCGGTTCGCTGGACGAACTGCGTGACCAGACGGCCCTGGTGTCCAGCGCCGCCTGGGCGGTGCGGCCGTCCTGGGAGACGGAGGCCCAGGAGCACCGGGCGATCCTGGAGGCCGCGCGGAGCGGGAACCCCGAGCTGGTGGGCGACCTGCTCCGCGACCACATCGGCGCCTTCATTGCGCGCAACTTCCCTGAGAACTAA
- a CDS encoding dihydrodipicolinate synthase family protein, with product MTLEASPLDDLRTRLATVIAIPVTPFTADGDVDRDNHTALVRRLVEHGVRVVTPNGNTGEFYALGRAEARLAVESTVAAVAGRAEVMAGVGLDTAGAIAAARHAREAGAGSIMVHQPVHPYRSAAGWIDYHRAIADSVPELGVVLYVRDERVSGEQIRTLADHCANVVGVKYAVPDPVRFASVARDAGLERFTWIAGLAELHAPGYWATGATGFTSGLVNVVPRLSLALLEALRGGDYPKAMLVWESARLFEELRAADASADNVSVVKEALEQLGLSRRAVRPPSRTLPKAVRDDIGELITRWRTEGWL from the coding sequence ATGACACTGGAGGCCTCACCTTTGGACGACCTTCGCACCCGCCTCGCCACCGTGATCGCGATCCCGGTGACCCCCTTCACCGCCGACGGCGACGTGGACCGGGACAACCACACGGCGCTGGTCCGCCGGCTGGTCGAGCACGGGGTGCGGGTGGTCACCCCCAACGGCAACACGGGCGAGTTCTACGCACTCGGCCGGGCGGAGGCCCGGCTGGCCGTGGAGTCGACCGTCGCGGCGGTCGCGGGCCGGGCGGAGGTGATGGCGGGCGTCGGCCTGGACACGGCGGGAGCGATCGCCGCCGCCCGGCACGCCCGCGAGGCGGGAGCGGGCTCGATCATGGTGCACCAGCCCGTCCACCCCTACCGCTCCGCGGCGGGCTGGATCGACTACCACCGGGCGATCGCGGATTCCGTGCCCGAACTCGGCGTCGTCCTCTACGTCCGCGACGAGCGCGTGAGCGGCGAGCAGATCCGGACACTCGCCGACCACTGCGCGAACGTGGTCGGCGTGAAGTACGCCGTCCCCGATCCGGTGCGCTTCGCCTCCGTGGCACGGGACGCGGGCCTGGAGCGGTTCACCTGGATAGCCGGCCTGGCCGAGCTGCACGCCCCCGGCTACTGGGCGACCGGCGCGACCGGCTTCACCTCGGGCCTGGTCAACGTGGTCCCACGGTTGTCGCTCGCCCTGCTGGAAGCCCTGCGTGGCGGCGACTACCCGAAGGCGATGCTGGTGTGGGAGTCGGCGCGGCTCTTCGAGGAGTTGCGCGCCGCCGACGCGTCCGCCGACAACGTCAGCGTGGTCAAGGAGGCGTTGGAGCAGCTCGGCCTGAGCCGACGGGCGGTGCGGCCGCCGTCGCGGACCCTGCCGAAGGCGGTCCGCGACGACATCGGCGAACTGATCACCCGGTGGCGGACGGAGGGCTGGCTGTGA
- a CDS encoding IlvD/Edd family dehydratase yields MRSAAWFGSADDATGGGLRTFSHRSRMRQLGYLPEEHLGKPVVAILNTWSDINPCHMHLRERAEQVKRGVWQAGGFPLEFPVATLSETFQKPTPMLYRNLLSMETEELLRSYPVDGAVLMGGCDKTVPALLMGAASAGLPALVVPSGPMLRGHHRGKTLGSGTDLWAYWDEYRAGRIGECEMSQVECGLARSPGHCMTMGTASTMTAAAEALGMALPGSSAIPAVDSAHHRMAAAAGRRIVGLVEEDITPAVVMTREAFEDAAATVLALGGSTNALIHLTAMAGRLGVPFSLKDFDAIGRRVPVLADVRPVGRYLMEDFYYAGGLPALLRQLNEVPGALHPGRITVAGHPFAGYFADAEIHGPAIRTHDKPLHEEGGLAVLHGNLAPGGAVIKHLAATPELLSHTGPAVVFDSYAELSKGIDDPAFAVTRDTVLVLRGAGPLGGPGMPEYGMLPVPAYLLEQGVTDLVRISDARMSGTSYGTCVLHIAPESHAGGPLALVRTGDLITLDVGRRLLQLNVEPAELESRRQAWRPPEPVSTRGYGALYGRHVTQADEGCDFDFLASPGLNAVPDPR; encoded by the coding sequence CTGCGCAGTGCGGCCTGGTTCGGCAGCGCCGACGACGCCACCGGCGGTGGCCTGCGGACCTTCAGCCACCGCTCACGGATGCGGCAGCTCGGCTACCTTCCCGAGGAGCACCTGGGCAAGCCGGTCGTCGCGATCCTCAACACCTGGTCCGACATCAACCCCTGTCACATGCACCTGCGGGAACGGGCCGAGCAGGTCAAGCGGGGCGTCTGGCAGGCCGGCGGGTTCCCGCTGGAGTTCCCCGTCGCGACCCTCTCGGAGACCTTCCAGAAGCCCACGCCCATGCTGTACCGGAACCTGCTGTCCATGGAGACGGAGGAACTGCTGCGGTCCTACCCCGTGGACGGCGCGGTGCTGATGGGCGGGTGCGACAAGACCGTACCCGCGCTGCTCATGGGCGCCGCGAGTGCCGGACTGCCGGCCCTGGTCGTCCCGTCCGGACCCATGCTGCGCGGCCACCACCGGGGGAAGACCCTGGGGAGCGGCACCGATCTGTGGGCCTACTGGGACGAGTACCGGGCCGGACGGATCGGCGAGTGCGAGATGTCGCAGGTCGAGTGCGGCCTGGCGCGTTCGCCCGGCCACTGCATGACCATGGGCACCGCCTCCACGATGACCGCTGCCGCCGAGGCCCTGGGCATGGCGCTGCCCGGCTCCTCCGCCATTCCCGCGGTGGACTCGGCCCATCACCGGATGGCGGCGGCGGCAGGGCGGCGGATCGTCGGTCTCGTCGAGGAGGACATCACCCCGGCCGTGGTGATGACCCGGGAGGCGTTCGAGGACGCCGCCGCCACCGTGCTCGCACTGGGCGGCTCCACCAACGCCCTCATCCACCTGACAGCCATGGCCGGACGGCTCGGCGTCCCCTTCTCCCTGAAGGACTTCGACGCCATCGGCCGCCGGGTCCCGGTACTCGCGGACGTCCGTCCGGTGGGCCGGTACCTGATGGAGGACTTCTACTACGCGGGCGGACTCCCCGCCCTGCTGAGGCAGTTGAACGAAGTCCCGGGAGCACTGCATCCGGGCCGGATCACGGTCGCCGGTCACCCCTTCGCCGGCTACTTCGCGGACGCCGAGATCCACGGGCCGGCCATCCGTACGCACGACAAGCCCCTCCACGAGGAGGGCGGCCTCGCCGTCCTGCACGGCAACCTCGCCCCCGGCGGCGCGGTGATCAAGCACCTGGCCGCCACCCCGGAACTGCTGAGCCACACCGGTCCGGCCGTGGTCTTCGACTCCTACGCCGAGTTGAGCAAGGGCATCGACGATCCCGCCTTCGCCGTCACCAGGGACACCGTGCTGGTGCTGCGCGGCGCCGGCCCCCTCGGCGGACCTGGCATGCCCGAGTACGGGATGCTCCCGGTGCCCGCCTACCTGTTGGAGCAGGGCGTCACCGACCTGGTGCGGATCTCGGACGCCAGGATGAGCGGTACCAGCTACGGCACCTGCGTCCTGCACATCGCCCCCGAGTCGCACGCGGGCGGCCCGCTGGCGCTGGTCCGCACCGGCGACCTGATCACCCTGGACGTCGGGCGTCGGCTTCTGCAACTGAACGTCGAACCGGCCGAGTTGGAGAGCCGTCGGCAGGCCTGGCGCCCGCCGGAGCCGGTGTCCACCCGCGGCTACGGCGCGCTCTACGGCCGGCACGTCACCCAGGCCGACGAGGGCTGCGACTTCGACTTCCTCGCCTCGCCGGGTCTGAACGCGGTGCCCGATCCGCGCTGA
- a CDS encoding aldehyde dehydrogenase (NADP(+)), translating to MTTTIQGYDPRTGSPTGPAFPTTTPEALEQAVHAARDAFPVWSGLPARRRADVLDAVADALDAAATDLVDVADAETALGRPRLTGEVARTTGQLRMFARVLRQGDHVGAILTPADASTGRGDIRRMLLPVGPVAVFSASNFPFAFSVAGGDTASALAAGCPVLVKAHEGHPATSAAVAAVISGELSRAGLPAGVFSLVQGFDAGPALVRHPSVRAVGFTGSLRGGRALFDLAAGREDPIPFYGELGSINPVVVLPAAARDRTAEIAGGYAASLTQGTGQFCTNPGLLFLPEDSDLATAIADAVGRTSGGPVLTGRIRDSYRHRVAELDATPGLVPLASGAAAQGEWAVTPRIWQLPLASFAERLEDLREECFGPAGLVVTYREVRDLLPVLEALGGTLTGSIHASPGEHAEVALLATVLRRTAGRLVHNGWPTGVAVCAAMHHGGPWPATTSARHTSVGATAVDRWLTPVAYENWPAELLPPELQDGNPLGIPRLTGF from the coding sequence GTGACCACCACGATCCAGGGATACGACCCCCGTACCGGCAGCCCGACCGGCCCGGCGTTCCCCACCACGACACCGGAAGCACTGGAACAGGCGGTCCACGCGGCAAGGGACGCGTTCCCGGTGTGGTCCGGCCTGCCGGCACGGCGCCGGGCCGACGTACTCGACGCCGTGGCCGACGCCCTCGACGCGGCCGCCACCGACCTGGTGGACGTCGCGGACGCCGAGACGGCGCTGGGCAGGCCCCGGCTGACCGGCGAAGTGGCCCGGACCACCGGCCAGCTCAGGATGTTCGCACGAGTGCTGCGCCAGGGTGACCACGTCGGGGCGATCCTCACACCCGCGGACGCCTCGACCGGACGGGGCGACATCCGCCGGATGCTGCTGCCCGTCGGCCCGGTCGCCGTGTTCAGCGCCAGCAACTTCCCCTTCGCCTTCTCGGTGGCCGGGGGTGACACCGCATCGGCGCTGGCCGCCGGATGCCCCGTCCTGGTCAAGGCCCACGAAGGTCACCCCGCCACCTCGGCCGCCGTCGCGGCCGTCATCTCCGGCGAGCTGTCCCGGGCCGGGCTTCCGGCCGGCGTCTTCTCCCTCGTCCAGGGCTTCGACGCCGGCCCCGCCCTCGTACGCCACCCGTCCGTCCGTGCCGTGGGATTCACCGGCTCACTGCGCGGCGGGCGGGCACTGTTCGACCTCGCGGCCGGCCGCGAGGACCCGATCCCGTTCTACGGGGAACTCGGCAGCATCAACCCGGTCGTGGTGCTCCCGGCAGCCGCCCGGGACCGCACCGCCGAGATCGCCGGCGGCTACGCCGCCTCGTTGACCCAGGGAACCGGCCAGTTCTGCACCAATCCCGGGCTGCTGTTCCTGCCCGAGGACAGCGACCTGGCCACCGCGATCGCCGACGCCGTCGGGCGGACCAGCGGCGGCCCCGTGCTGACGGGGCGGATCCGGGACTCCTACCGACACCGGGTGGCCGAGCTGGACGCGACGCCAGGGCTCGTCCCGCTCGCCTCGGGCGCAGCGGCCCAGGGCGAGTGGGCGGTGACCCCCAGGATCTGGCAGCTACCGCTGGCCTCCTTCGCCGAACGCCTGGAGGACCTGCGCGAGGAGTGCTTCGGGCCGGCCGGGCTGGTCGTCACCTACCGTGAGGTGCGTGACCTCCTCCCCGTCCTGGAAGCCCTGGGCGGCACCCTCACCGGCAGCATCCACGCCTCCCCCGGTGAGCACGCCGAGGTGGCCCTGCTCGCCACCGTCCTGCGCCGCACGGCCGGTCGCCTCGTCCACAACGGCTGGCCCACCGGGGTCGCGGTGTGCGCGGCGATGCACCACGGAGGCCCCTGGCCCGCCACCACCTCGGCCCGGCACACCTCCGTCGGCGCCACCGCCGTCGACCGATGGCTCACACCCGTCGCCTACGAGAACTGGCCGGCGGAGCTGCTCCCGCCCGAGCTCCAGGACGGGAATCCCCTCGGAATCCCCCGCCTGACGGGGTTCTGA